From one Helicoverpa zea isolate HzStark_Cry1AcR chromosome 10, ilHelZeax1.1, whole genome shotgun sequence genomic stretch:
- the LOC124634077 gene encoding LOW QUALITY PROTEIN: protein takeout-like (The sequence of the model RefSeq protein was modified relative to this genomic sequence to represent the inferred CDS: deleted 1 base in 1 codon; substituted 1 base at 1 genomic stop codon), whose product MFDGDQCSAVXRVCRGMPGVPPSDPLHLDSFEINQPSINYAITDATLSRFKNCAVETVRINAKELKYDYHIGCPHLTLESGYEIKGKVGDKSVEGKGTSTTDFYDYHLLFDGDFSSRNGENGTVFLHLVNHNLKIVVKENVKYDYKNLFDGDKQKSDAFLKFVNENWQIMDKTINEPVINAFMNIYIDNVNAYLNIVPVQRLFSYEA is encoded by the exons ATGTTTGACGGAGACCAGTGCTCCGCTGTTTGACGAGTTTGTCGT GGAATGCCCGGAGTACCACCCTCGGATCCTCTGCATCTTGACTCATTTGAAATCAACCAGCCTTCGATAAATTACGCGATAACTGATGCTACTCTTTCTAGATTCAAGAACTGCGCGGTGGAAACAGTAAG GATCAACGCAAAAGAATTGAAATATGATTATCACATTGGATGTCCACATCTCACTCTAGAGTCGGGATATGAAATCAAGGGCAAAGTAGGCGATAAATCAGTCGAAGGAAAAGGCACTTCAACTACTGATTTCT ACGACTATCATTTGCTATTTGATGGCGATTTTTCCAGCAGAAATGGTGAAAATGGAACAGTATTCCTCCATTTGGTAAATCACAACTTGAAAATAGTAGTCAAAGAAAACGTGAAGTATGACTACAAGAACTTATTTGATGGtgataaacaaaaat CTGATGCATTCCTCAAATTCGTCAATGAAAACTGGCAAATAATGGACAAAACGATAAACGAACCGGTGATAAAcgcttttatgaatatttacatCGACAACGTCAATGCATACTTAAACATTGTGCCTGTTCAACGCTTGTTTTCCTACGAAGCATAA